The Drosophila nasuta strain 15112-1781.00 chromosome 2L, ASM2355853v1, whole genome shotgun sequence genome window below encodes:
- the LOC132792642 gene encoding uncharacterized protein LOC132792642 translates to MTYRNQIAKNDSYEPDLRMEGTYICRMPQPPPPANPSDNWHGHLKPHERLFYHQTMSSVRYSKRFRGNVNIPKDSLDLQLQARYDHGRETFPDKIDVLMQRDTCPAMMSWSAPHGQREVGAVSKLNLFRVLRNTRVVRVKMEDALGHPLSIGGIKEKIHPSSVKLICSGVHTQLVNNGFSRQTSDGNFFRY, encoded by the exons ATGACGTATCGAAATCAAATAGCCAAGAATGACTCCTACGAACCAGATCTGCGCATGGAGGGCACCTACATCTGCCGCATGCCGCAGCCTCCGCCACCAGCGAATCCATCGGACAACTGGCATGGCCATCTGAAGCCGCACGAGCGTTTGTTCTACCATCAGACGATGAGCTCGGTGCGCTATAGCAAGCGATTCAGGGGCAATgtgaatataccaaaggattCACTGGATCTGCAGTTGCAAGCTCGCTACGATCACGGAAGGGAAACGTTTCCCGACAAGATCGATGTGCTGATGCAGCGAGACACGTGTCCGGCCATGATGAGCTGGTCGGCACCCCACGGACAGCGCGAAGTGGGCGCTGTGAGCAAACTGAATCTGTTTCGGGTGCTGCGCAATACGCGTGTGGTGCGCGTTAAAATGGAGGATGCTCTGGGTCATCCATTGAGCATAG GTGGCATCAAGGAGAAGATTCATCCGTCCAGTGTGAAGCTGATCTGCAGCGGCGTCCACACTCAGCTGGTCAACAATGGTTTCTCTCGCCAGACATCCGATGGCAACTTCTTCCGCTATTAG